Genomic DNA from Prunus persica cultivar Lovell chromosome G1, Prunus_persica_NCBIv2, whole genome shotgun sequence:
atataatatacatatatacacatatatacatgtatattattattattattattataacatacccatatatatatatatatattatatattataatatacatacatatatataaatatatgtatatgtattatacccatgtatattataatatacatatatacacctatatacacttatatatatttatgtacgtttatattatttaaaatatataatattattataatatacttatatacatgtatatacatatatattatatatattataaaatacatatatatagatatttttgaaaaaataaaaaaattatagttctagtccaagcatacaccaaacgcaggataagtgttatccaacttagaccaagccaagccaagccaagccaagccagtccctaagcatagtccatgccaagacagtcctgtgtaccaaacgagccctatatggattgaggagaattagattctggattcctattgaagttgtttactaaattatatgaaattggGGTAGGAGTGgtactaattactaaaatgtcctcgTTGTTGGGTTAAAATAGATggcaaatttgaaaatttaaaattatgtaaggatataatgggtataaaaataaaaaataaaaagaattcataATTGGTTAGTTCTCCAGGAATTAGAATAACTCATTCACaatcaggaattcaattcctcatTCTGTGTGGGccccacttattttttaattccttgATGTGAAGTACATGTAGGAATCCTCTATAAGTGAAATGCAATTCCTGATTAGTAAACACACTATAAACTCCCACCTCCCAAACTTTAAAGCATTTtggatattttctttttcaaaaaagttaTAAAATTCAATTAAGGGATCATCATTTGACCCACGAGTTCACGGGCCAATGGGGCCATCAAGCCCAACAAGAAAAAGCTCTGCCCAACTCTTTGTAGGCTATGGGGTGGCCCGGCCCGCTGTTTAGTGGGctgggcttgggcttggggTCTAACCTTAAATTTTTTCACGCTTTCCTCAATTCAGCGAGCACTCTCCCATTCTGAAATCTCGAGTTGTCGACTTGACTTTCTATTTCTAGCACTTTAGGGTTCCGAAATCAGAAGATTTGATCTCATGCTCGGTTTCCCCTGTTTAAGTCTCAAACAGTTACaactttcctcttcttctgtGTCACTGTGAGTATTGAGCCTTGAAATCAAATCCTTCAAAGCTTTTGAATTTGCACTGTAAGTCTGTATTTTTCATTCTCTAACATGCTATCTTTGTTGTTAAATTTggtgtttcttttcttattcttcattttttttcgcagattttttttttttggttcctgaaaacaaaaggaaagagaaaggggaTGTTGTCGGCCTTGTAGATACAGGTTTGTcaagttctttttttatatgaatttgtTCGCTTACTTCGAATAAGATATGGCTTGTGCAGATGTTCCTTATTTGCTTCTGATACgtgggttttttgtttgtttattttcttttttacgcagagttttgttttggtttattttctgGTTCGTGGTTTTGCTGCCGTCCAAATTGAACGTTGTTATTTAGAACATGTCAagtaagaaagaagaaaaagctgAGGCTGCTGCTGAAAGGATCAAGGCTGCAGCCTTGACTGCTGCAAAAGGTCTTAGTCGAGCTCAGGCTGAAAGGGCGGCAGCTGCTGCTGCCCGCAATGTTAATGCCTATGGGCAGAAGGAAGAAGGACCCAGCAGATGGCAGGAGAAAAGGGAAGCCAAGAGACAGATGTATTTGATGAGTACTGAAAAGGCAGTGAGATTGGGTGAACGAAAAGACCTCAAGTCAAATGTATCTACCATTGCTGGTGCAGCTTCACAATGCCAGAAGTGTTATCAGCCCGGGCATTGGACATATGAATGCAAGAACGAACGTGTTTACATTTCGCGACCGTCTAGGACCCAGCAACTCAAAAATCCTAAACTAAAGATGAAGGTCTCAGAATCCTACGATTTGGATAATCCAGATAATATTAACAAGGAAGAGAAGAGTGAAAAGCAGTCAAagaaaagcaagaggaagcaTCGGGCAACTTCTGATTCTGGCAGTGATAGTGAGGCTTCAGTGTTTGATACTGATGATAGTGGGGCATCATCAGTTACAGGATCTGATTATTCTTCAGAGGAGTCTAGTTCAGATTACAGTTCATCTTCTGATTCAGAAGAGGAAAGGAAGAGGCtcagaaggaagaaaaagaagcaaaagatgGGAAGGCGGCGTAGAAGGTACAGCTCATCATCTGAAT
This window encodes:
- the LOC18792428 gene encoding zinc finger CCHC domain-containing protein 10; translation: MSSKKEEKAEAAAERIKAAALTAAKGLSRAQAERAAAAAARNVNAYGQKEEGPSRWQEKREAKRQMYLMSTEKAVRLGERKDLKSNVSTIAGAASQCQKCYQPGHWTYECKNERVYISRPSRTQQLKNPKLKMKVSESYDLDNPDNINKEEKSEKQSKKSKRKHRATSDSGSDSEASVFDTDDSGASSVTGSDYSSEESSSDYSSSSDSEEERKRLRRKKKKQKMGRRRRRYSSSSESSETESASESDSDDRRSRRKSRRHSRKR